One Candidatus Cloacimonas sp. genomic window, CCAACCATCGGACGCGATTTGTCAAAAACCCGCATAGCAGTTATAAAACCTGTGCCTTCGTGTCCTAACAAATTTGCTGCTGGAATTTTACAGTCCTCAAAAATCAATTCTCGCGTGGCGGAAGCCCGAATGCCCATTTTATTCTCTTTTTTGCCAAAATTAAAACCGGGAGTTCCTTTTTCCACTACAAAACAAGAACATCCGCGTGCCCCTTTGTTTTTATCCGTCATTGCAAAAACACAATAAATACCAGCTTCTCCGCCATTGGTTATCCATTGTTTCGTGCCATTTAAAATATAATAATCGCCCTCTTTTCTGGCGGTTGTTTCAATTGCACCCGCATCGCTACCGGCATTTGCCTCCGTTAAAGCAAAAGAGGCAAGCACTTCTCCCGCAGCTATTTGTGACAAATATTTCTGCTTCTGCTCTTCACTGCCAGCAATTAAAATAGGATACATCCCTAAACCGGTTGCTCCAAAAGCTAAAGAAATTCCGGCATCCACCGCACATAGCTCTTCCGTAACTATTGCCAAATCACAAACTTTGCCGCTAATTCCGCCATATTCTTCCGGAATCAATATGGCAAAAAGATCGCTTTGTTCCATCACTTCTATGATATCCCAGGGAAAAATACCTTCTTCATCGTATTTTTCGGAAACGGGTTTGATTTTTTCCAAAGCAATTCTGCGAGCTATTTCTTGCATTTCCAATTGGTCTTCCGTTAAAAAGTAATTCATTATGTAACTCCTATATATTTCAGTTTGTTAGTTTGTTTTGCATTAGGCAGAAATCCGTCAAAACTGTCAATCTATTTTTTCTGCCCTCTCTCCTATCTCTTATACTTTCCAATATCATCTCGTATGCTTCCCGTATGCGATAAGAGATGGATACGGGATGGATACAAGTTGCATAGCGGAAGCAAGCAAGTTCAATGTGCGGGAGTGCAAAGTGCAGGTGTTCAAAGTTCAAAGTGCAGGGGTTCAATGTTCAAAGTGCGGGAGTTCAAAGTTCAAAGTGCAGGAGTGCAAAGTTCAAAGTGCAGAGGTTCAAAGTTCGAAGTCAAGGAAGAACGACATCCTGTCGTTCCCCTTACAACCGAGTTATCAAGTTTCTGCCTTATTTTATAACAGCTTGATAGT contains:
- a CDS encoding acyl-CoA dehydrogenase family protein, with the translated sequence MNYFLTEDQLEMQEIARRIALEKIKPVSEKYDEEGIFPWDIIEVMEQSDLFAILIPEEYGGISGKVCDLAIVTEELCAVDAGISLAFGATGLGMYPILIAGSEEQKQKYLSQIAAGEVLASFALTEANAGSDAGAIETTARKEGDYYILNGTKQWITNGGEAGIYCVFAMTDKNKGARGCSCFVVEKGTPGFNFGKKENKMGIRASATRELIFEDCKIPAANLLGHEGTGFITAMRVFDKSRPMVGAQSVGVARGAFEAAIKYSQERQQFGKPISSFQAIQFMLADMATQIEAARALVMQTAKMIDSGAKNYSKESAMCKYFASDVAMKVTTDAVQILGGYGYMKEYPVEKMMRDAKILQIYEGTNQIQRNIVAASLLKEY